The following coding sequences are from one Archocentrus centrarchus isolate MPI-CPG fArcCen1 chromosome 4, fArcCen1, whole genome shotgun sequence window:
- the sap130a gene encoding histone deacetylase complex subunit SAP130a isoform X1, translating to MSSQQFPRHGLPASSGGAPQISGAANLVPVNQPSNASGGSGDADSSRDGDHGQQDHPPAGGGGTLTFRDDKQETMVVRPYPQVQTQHGQPPAATQTMPIQSGTPAPSVHLPQGQTTVLTEPQMKAVLKSPMPSRLIAPAPASNQAHMPIPPKVPSHITVTIESSIATTPSIPVATISGQQGHHLMPVPNIQIIRTPAVPPQPFPSHLPRGAAAAAVMSSSKTVLRPATGASAGTAQPTVPHIIHQVIQSRPPVTTSTAVLPTVVAPISVTRTQSPVISQAVSHSPEVIHGRPGMTIHPPPATVSIQRPQTTRDAATRITLPSHPAVGAQKAQPPHTMTQKSIFSTVTPVAAATVAPIVATNTVPSTTTIGAVTHTPMTSNTIVTMTMASHSSHATAVTTSTIPVAKVVPQPIAHSSSRVQPDYSGERANLIPIPGHRSSPNPVTMEARSDNRPSVPVQFQYFLPTYSSSYPLTHTYTPISSSVSTIRQYPVTPQAPSSALPAQAGVGVATTVHLNHMQLMAVDRIGLPSAQISTQGIQQAPIAAQGIQPAPIGVQGLHTSASITTQGIQQAPIVTQQQQQQPQPEAKPGVVLADGFVASPISSTFSTTQPGATMVQAHTQGGGVGGAPTLVSSPRPSILRKKPANETCVRKNLIPAQTSEASTGRIDSGVRGAGSPRPAGVKPKAEVHMAVAPPVMATVEALPSQGGEQQVASSNTQHLAQAIPTILATPGPVPPSQPSTVLSSLPAAMAVTPPVPASMANTVASPTQPAASSTAACAASSVCPDVKIKQEVEAMDSSQPDPNANMSSAPALTTQASTLSAPATGDLIPGASPRKKPRKQQHVISTEESEMVETNSTDEEKTPGRPITGRAERRESPPREYVDEEGVRYVPVRPRPPITLLRHYRNPWKAAYHHFQRYSDIRVKEEKKGTLQDMANQRGVACRAQGWKIHLCAAQLRQLSSLEHDVYSRLSTLQEGLIPKKRAGADDDLHRINELIQGNMQRCKLVMDQVTEARDTMMKVLDHKEKVLKLLNKNGTVKKSSKLKRKERA from the exons ATGAGCTCTCAGCAATTCCCACGACACGGGCTGCCTGCTTCCAGCGGGGGAGCACCTCAGATCTCAGGTGCTGCAAACCTGGTGCCTGTCAATCAACCGTCAAACGCTTCAG gtgGTAGTGGTGATGCAGACAGCAGTCGGGACGGTGACCACGGTCAGCAGGATCATCCGCCCGCCGGGGGTGGGGGAACCTTGACGTTTAGAGATGACAAACAGGAGACCATGGTGGTCAGACCGTACCCGCAAGTACAGACGCAGCACGGCCAACCTCCAGCTGCCACCCAAACCATGCCCATTCAGTCTGGCACGCCTGCCCCCTCTGTCCACCTCCCACAGGGCCAGACTACAGTGCTCACGGAGCCCCAGATGAAG GCAGTCTTGAAGTCACCGATGCCAAGTCGTCTTATTGCTCCAGCACCAGCTTCCAACCAGGCGCATATGCCCATACCCCCCAAGGTGCCTAGTCACATAACAGTCACCATAGAGAGCAGCATCGCTACCACCCCGTCTATCCCTGTGGCAACCATCAGTGGCCAGCAG GGTCACCACCTGATGCCGGTGCCAAACATTCAGATCATCAGGACCCCTGCAGTTCCTCCCCAGCCCTTCCCATCACATTTACCTCGAG gggctgctgcagcagctgtcatGTCCAGCTCCAAAACTGTCTTACGGCCAGCCACTGGAGCGAGTGCGGGCACCGCCCAGCCTACTGTGCCGCACATCATTCACCAGGTGATTCAG TCCCGACCTCCTGTAACAACCTCTACAGCTGTCCTACCTACTGTGGTGGCTCCCATCTCAGTCACAAGAACTCAGTCTCCAGTTATTAGTCAGGCAGTCTCGCACTCTCCAGAGGTGATACATGG GCGTCCAGGAATGACCATTCACCCCCCTCCAGCCACCGTCAGCATCCAGAGGCCTCAGACGACCCGTGACGCGGCCACACGGATCACTTTGCCGTCACACCCTGCAGTCGGCGCTCAGAAGGCCCAGCCGCCACACACTATGACACAG AAATCCATATTCAGTACTGTGACACCAGTAGCTGCAGCAACTGTGGCACCAATTGTTGCCACAAACACTGTGCCATCAACAACCACAATAG gCGCCGTGACACACACACCAATGACCAGTAACACGATTGTCACCATGACGATGGCCTCACACTCCTCTCATGCTACAGCAGTGACCACCTCCACCATCCCTGTTG CTAAAGTGGTCCCTCAGCCCATTGCCCACTCTTCATCCCGCGTTCAGCCTGACTACTCAGGAGAGAGAGCCAACCTCATCCCCATCCCAGGCCACAGGTCTTCTCCTAACCCCGTCACCATGGAAGCCCGAAGTGACAACAG gcCTTCTGTGCCAGTGCAGTTCCAGTATTTCCTTCCTACATACTCCTCATCATACCCTCTGACACACACCTACACCCCCATCAGCAGCTCTGTGTCCACCATCCGCCAGTACCCTG TTACTCCTCAAGCACCCAGTTCAGCGCTGCCAGCTCAAGCAGGAGTGGGTGTGGCGACCACTGTGCACCTGAACCACATGCAGCTGATGGCAGTGGACCGCATCGGTCTGCCGTCTGCACAGATCAGCACCCAGGGGATCCAGCAAGCGCCGATCGCAGCGCAGGGCATTCAGCCCGCACCGATAGGCGTTCAGGGCCTGCACACGTCTGCGTCGATCACCACACAGGGAATACAGCAGGCGCCGATcgtcactcagcagcagcagcagcaaccgcAGCCTGAAGCGAAGCCTG GGGTTGTTTTGGCTGATGGCTTTGTAGCGAGCCCCATCAGCAGCACCTTCAGCACCACCCAGCCGGGAGCCACCATGGTGCAGGCCCACACCCAGGGGGGAGGAGTGGGAGGAGCTCCCACGCTGGTCTCCTCCCCAAGACCCAGCATCCTTCGCAAGAAGCCCGCCAATGAAAC GTGTGTTCGTAAGAACCTGATCCCCGCCCAAACTAGTGAAGCCAGTACTGGCAGAATCGACAGCGGCGTGAGAGGAGCGGGATCGCCCCGGCCTGCTGG AGTGAAACCCAAAGCTGAGGTGCACATGGCGGTGGCCCCCCCTGTCATGGCTACTGTAGAAGCATTGCCTTCTCAGGGCGGAGAGCAGCAGGTGGCGTCCTCAAACACCCAGCACCTCGCTCAAGCCATCCCCACCATTCTCGCTACACCCGGCCCCGTGCCTCCCTCCCAGCCTTCCACCGTCCTCTCCTCGCTGCCGGCCGCCATGGCTGTGACTCCCCCTGTCCCCGCCTCAATGGCCAACACTGTGGCCTCCCCCACCCAGCCTGCCGCCAGCAGCACCGCGGCATGTGCCGCGAGCTCCGTCTGCCCAGATGTGAAAATCAAGCAGGAAGTGGAGGCGATGGACTCCTCCCAGCCAG ATCCCAACGCCAATATGTCCTCAGCCCCAGCCCTCACCACGCAGGCCTCCACCCTGAGCGCTCCAGCCACAGGAGATCTGATCCCCGGAGCCTCCCCCAGGAAGAAGCCCCGCAAGCAGCAGCACGTCATTTCCACCGAGGAGAGCGAGATGGTCGAGACCAACAGCACAGATGAGGAGAAGACCCCGGGCAGGCCCATCACCGGCAGGGCCGAGAGGCGGGAATCTCCACCGAGGGAGTATGTCG ATGAAGAAGGAGTGCGTTACGTGCCAGTAAGGCCCCGCCCACCTATTACCCTTTTGAGGCACTACCGTAACCCCTGGAAAGCTGCTTACCACCACTTCCAGAGATACAGCGACATCCGGGTCAAAG AGGAGAAAAAGGGCACCTTGCAGGATATGGCCAATCAGAGGGGAGTGGCATGCAGAGCACAGGGCTGGAAGATTCACCTGTGTGCTGCACAGCTCAGGCAGCTG TCGAGTTTGGAGCACGATGTGTACAGCCGCCTCTCCACCCTTCAGGAGGGTCTGATTCCAAAGAAGAGGGCCGGCGCTGATGATGACCTTCACCGAATTAACGAGCTAATACAG GGTAACATGCAGCGCTGTAAGCTGGTGATGGACCAGGTGACGGAGGCCAGAGACACCATGATGAAAGTGCTCGACCACAAGGAGAAAGTGCTGAAGCTGCTCAACAAGAACGGCACCGTCAAGAAGTCCTCCAAACTGAAGCGCAAAGAACGGGCGTGA
- the amotl2a gene encoding angiomotin-like 2a isoform X2, which yields MRTAEDSSGTVLHRLIQEQLRYGNLTDTRTLLAIQQQALRGGSSGGGTGSPRSSLESLTQEDTQYIQMSTRQEPQGQEHQGDGLHSESPVCHLYQLHKEELPTYEEAKAHSQYLNSQKGQAEQDGPSMDVVGSGSEAQWDLKREHARSLSERLMQLSLERNQRRDSLTMSSSHSYPQLYNHTNILNAAGPDRQRAQPCAEQRGPPPDYPFCVRLPGYMLSHSQEHVQYHRDPPPPFYTQQHRFVSAQSQAAHRSITAASSSNSAQSAALMRENERLRKELEAYVEKATRLQKLELEIQRISEAYETLMKGSAKREALEKTMRNKLEAEIKRMHDFNRDLREQLDTATKDRADCGDPKQHIFVKLLEQNEEQQRERERLERQIQHLRLSGEECQRRRELLEQALASAQTRNHQLEEELQRKRAYVKKVERLQSALAQLQAACEKREALELRLRTRLEQELKSLRAQQSQNQTADTTASEPNSSRLQQQMREKEERILALEADITKWEQKYLEESTMRQFAMDAAATAAAQRDTTIINHSPRHSPDSSFNGDLPLSNHRRQEMENRIRALHAQLLEKDAVIKVLQQRSRWEQSKPEKQGLRSARSVPSISMVTGGMESKAKSLSDDQTGAAVLQPELFAAAGGPSRDCSTQSDEAAQQPEATAEPSELKTCEASSAATPETSEEPKVQLKMLMNSLGADVVEILI from the exons ATGAGAACCGCAGAGGATTCCTCTGGAACGGTCCTGCACCGTCTCATCCAGGAGCAGCTCCGCTACGGAAACCTGACGGACACGCGCACGCTTCTGGCCATTCAGCAGCAGGCCCTGCGTGGAGGCAGCAGCGGTGGTGGCACAGGCAGTCCCCGCTCCTCTCTGGAGAGCCTCACTCAGGAGGACACTCAGTACATCCAGATGTCAACGAGGCAGGAGCCTCAAGGTCAGGAGCATCAAGGGGACGGCCTACACTCCGAGAGCCCCGTATGCCACCTGTACCAGCTCCACAAGGAGGAGCTGCCCACCTACGAGGAGGCCAAAGCCCACTCCCAGTACCTGAACTCTCAGAAGGGTCAGGCAGAGCAAGATGGACCCAGCATGGATGTAGTGGGAAGTGGAAGTGAGGCACAGTGGGATCTGAAGAGAGAGCACGCTCGCTCTCTGAGTGAGAGGCTCATGCAGCTCTCTCTGGAGAGAAACCAGCGTAGGGACAGTCTGACTATGAGCTCCTCACACAGCTACCCACAGCTCTACAATCATACTAACATCTTAAATGCTGCCGGACCTGACAGACAAAGGGCCCAGCCGTGTGCAGAGCAGCGAGGACCACCTCCGGACTATCCTTTCTGTGTCAGGCTTCCCGGATACATGCTCAGCCACTCACAGGAGCATGTGCAGTACCACCGagaccctcctcctcccttctaCACGCAGCAGCACAG GTTTGTGTCTGCTCAGTCCCAGGCGGCTCACCGCAGCATCACCGCAGCTTCCAGCAGTAACTCCGCTCAGAGCGCTGCACTGATGCGGGAGAACGAGCGGCTCAGGAAGGAACTGGAGGCGTACGTGGAGAAGGCCACCAGGCTGCAGAAG TTGGAGTTGGAGATTCAGAGGATATCTGAGGCTTATGAGACCCTCATGAAAGGCTCCGCCAAGCGAGAAGCTCTGGAGAAAACGATGAGGAATAAACTCGAGGCAGAGATTAAGAGGATGCATGACTTCAACAGAGACCTGAGAG AACAACTCGACACGGCTACCAAGGACAGAGCGGACTGCGGCGACCCGAAGCAGCACATCTTCGTTAAACTCCTGGAGCAAA ATGAAGAACAGCAGCGGGAGCGGGAGCGTCTGGAGAGACAGATTCAGCACCTGCGATTGTCCGGGGAGGAGTGCCAGCGGAGACGGGAGCTGCTGGAGCAGGCTCTGGCTTCGGCACAGACCCGCAACCATCAGCTGGAGGAAGAACTGCAGAGGAAGAGGGCATACGTGAAGAAAGTGGAGAGGCTGCAGAGCGCGCTCGCTCAGCTGCAGGCGGCCTGCGAGAAGAGGGAAGCGCTGGAGCTGCGGCTGCGCACACGGCTGGAGCAGGAGCTAAAAAGCCTcagggcacaacag TCCCAGAACCAGACGGCTGACACCACAGCTTCAGAACCAAACTCGTCCAGGTTGCAGCAGCAGATGAGGGAGAAGGAGGAGCGCATCCTGGCCCTGGAGGCAGACATCACCAAGTGGGAGCAAAAGTACCTGGAGGAGAGCACCATGAGGCAGTTTGCAATGGATGCAGCAgccacagctgcagcacagag AGATACAACCATCATCAATCACTCCCCGCGGCATTCCCCGGACAGCAGTTTTAATGGAGATCTGCCTCTGTCCAATCACAGACGTCAGGAGATGGAGAACAG GATCCGCGCTCTTCATGCTCAGCTCCTGGAGAAGGACGCAGTGATCAAAGTGCTCCAGCAGCGCTCCAGGTGGGAGCAGAGCAAGCCTGAGAAACAGGGGCTTCGTTCAGCGAGATCCGTCCCCTCCATCAGCATGGTGACCGGCGGCATGGAGAGTAAAG CAAAGAGCCTCTCAGATGACCAGACGGGTGCCGCAGTGCTGCAGCCCGAGCTGTTTGCTGCCGCCGGCGGCCCGAGCCGAGACTGCAGCACGCAGAGCGACGAGGCGGCGCAGCAGCCCGAGGCCACGGCCGAGCCCAGCGAGCTAAAGACGTGTGAGGCGAGCTCAGCAGCTACACCTG AAACCTCGGAGGAGCCGAAGGTGCAGCTGAAGATGCTGATGAACAGCCTGGGCGCGGACGTGGTTGAAATCCTCATCTGA
- the amotl2a gene encoding angiomotin-like 2a isoform X1, producing the protein MRTAEDSSGTVLHRLIQEQLRYGNLTDTRTLLAIQQQALRGGSSGGGTGSPRSSLESLTQEDTQYIQMSTRQEPQGQEHQGDGLHSESPVCHLYQLHKEELPTYEEAKAHSQYLNSQKGQAEQDGPSMDVVGSGSEAQWDLKREHARSLSERLMQLSLERNQRRDSLTMSSSHSYPQLYNHTNILNAAGPDRQRAQPCAEQRGPPPDYPFCVRLPGYMLSHSQEHVQYHRDPPPPFYTQQHRFVSAQSQAAHRSITAASSSNSAQSAALMRENERLRKELEAYVEKATRLQKLELEIQRISEAYETLMKGSAKREALEKTMRNKLEAEIKRMHDFNRDLREQLDTATKDRADCGDPKQHIFVKLLEQNEEQQRERERLERQIQHLRLSGEECQRRRELLEQALASAQTRNHQLEEELQRKRAYVKKVERLQSALAQLQAACEKREALELRLRTRLEQELKSLRAQQSQNQTADTTASEPNSSRLQQQMREKEERILALEADITKWEQKYLEESTMRQFAMDAAATAAAQRDTTIINHSPRHSPDSSFNGDLPLSNHRRQEMENRIRALHAQLLEKDAVIKVLQQRSRWEQSKPEKQGLRSARSVPSISMVTGGMESKAKSLSDDQTGAAVLQPELFAAAGGPSRDCSTQSDEAAQQPEATAEPSELKTCEASSAATPGGFLFSGDPITAASAVHFKKLTNDPKDQISFNKAHTPEHCCSKYSAAG; encoded by the exons ATGAGAACCGCAGAGGATTCCTCTGGAACGGTCCTGCACCGTCTCATCCAGGAGCAGCTCCGCTACGGAAACCTGACGGACACGCGCACGCTTCTGGCCATTCAGCAGCAGGCCCTGCGTGGAGGCAGCAGCGGTGGTGGCACAGGCAGTCCCCGCTCCTCTCTGGAGAGCCTCACTCAGGAGGACACTCAGTACATCCAGATGTCAACGAGGCAGGAGCCTCAAGGTCAGGAGCATCAAGGGGACGGCCTACACTCCGAGAGCCCCGTATGCCACCTGTACCAGCTCCACAAGGAGGAGCTGCCCACCTACGAGGAGGCCAAAGCCCACTCCCAGTACCTGAACTCTCAGAAGGGTCAGGCAGAGCAAGATGGACCCAGCATGGATGTAGTGGGAAGTGGAAGTGAGGCACAGTGGGATCTGAAGAGAGAGCACGCTCGCTCTCTGAGTGAGAGGCTCATGCAGCTCTCTCTGGAGAGAAACCAGCGTAGGGACAGTCTGACTATGAGCTCCTCACACAGCTACCCACAGCTCTACAATCATACTAACATCTTAAATGCTGCCGGACCTGACAGACAAAGGGCCCAGCCGTGTGCAGAGCAGCGAGGACCACCTCCGGACTATCCTTTCTGTGTCAGGCTTCCCGGATACATGCTCAGCCACTCACAGGAGCATGTGCAGTACCACCGagaccctcctcctcccttctaCACGCAGCAGCACAG GTTTGTGTCTGCTCAGTCCCAGGCGGCTCACCGCAGCATCACCGCAGCTTCCAGCAGTAACTCCGCTCAGAGCGCTGCACTGATGCGGGAGAACGAGCGGCTCAGGAAGGAACTGGAGGCGTACGTGGAGAAGGCCACCAGGCTGCAGAAG TTGGAGTTGGAGATTCAGAGGATATCTGAGGCTTATGAGACCCTCATGAAAGGCTCCGCCAAGCGAGAAGCTCTGGAGAAAACGATGAGGAATAAACTCGAGGCAGAGATTAAGAGGATGCATGACTTCAACAGAGACCTGAGAG AACAACTCGACACGGCTACCAAGGACAGAGCGGACTGCGGCGACCCGAAGCAGCACATCTTCGTTAAACTCCTGGAGCAAA ATGAAGAACAGCAGCGGGAGCGGGAGCGTCTGGAGAGACAGATTCAGCACCTGCGATTGTCCGGGGAGGAGTGCCAGCGGAGACGGGAGCTGCTGGAGCAGGCTCTGGCTTCGGCACAGACCCGCAACCATCAGCTGGAGGAAGAACTGCAGAGGAAGAGGGCATACGTGAAGAAAGTGGAGAGGCTGCAGAGCGCGCTCGCTCAGCTGCAGGCGGCCTGCGAGAAGAGGGAAGCGCTGGAGCTGCGGCTGCGCACACGGCTGGAGCAGGAGCTAAAAAGCCTcagggcacaacag TCCCAGAACCAGACGGCTGACACCACAGCTTCAGAACCAAACTCGTCCAGGTTGCAGCAGCAGATGAGGGAGAAGGAGGAGCGCATCCTGGCCCTGGAGGCAGACATCACCAAGTGGGAGCAAAAGTACCTGGAGGAGAGCACCATGAGGCAGTTTGCAATGGATGCAGCAgccacagctgcagcacagag AGATACAACCATCATCAATCACTCCCCGCGGCATTCCCCGGACAGCAGTTTTAATGGAGATCTGCCTCTGTCCAATCACAGACGTCAGGAGATGGAGAACAG GATCCGCGCTCTTCATGCTCAGCTCCTGGAGAAGGACGCAGTGATCAAAGTGCTCCAGCAGCGCTCCAGGTGGGAGCAGAGCAAGCCTGAGAAACAGGGGCTTCGTTCAGCGAGATCCGTCCCCTCCATCAGCATGGTGACCGGCGGCATGGAGAGTAAAG CAAAGAGCCTCTCAGATGACCAGACGGGTGCCGCAGTGCTGCAGCCCGAGCTGTTTGCTGCCGCCGGCGGCCCGAGCCGAGACTGCAGCACGCAGAGCGACGAGGCGGCGCAGCAGCCCGAGGCCACGGCCGAGCCCAGCGAGCTAAAGACGTGTGAGGCGAGCTCAGCAGCTACACCTGGTGGGTTTTTATTCAGTGGAGACCCAATCACAGCTGCCTCTGCTGTTCATTTTAAGAAACTGACAAATGACCCCAAAGATCAGATCAGCTTTAATAAAGCTCACACACCTGAACACTGCTGCTCAAAATATTCAGCAGCTGGCTAA
- the sap130a gene encoding histone deacetylase complex subunit SAP130a isoform X2, with protein MSSQQFPRHGLPASSGGAPQISGAANLVPVNQPSNASGGSGDADSSRDGDHGQQDHPPAGGGGTLTFRDDKQETMVVRPYPQVQTQHGQPPAATQTMPIQSGTPAPSVHLPQGQTTVLTEPQMKAVLKSPMPSRLIAPAPASNQAHMPIPPKVPSHITVTIESSIATTPSIPVATISGQQGHHLMPVPNIQIIRTPAVPPQPFPSHLPRGAAAAAVMSSSKTVLRPATGASAGTAQPTVPHIIHQSRPPVTTSTAVLPTVVAPISVTRTQSPVISQAVSHSPEVIHGRPGMTIHPPPATVSIQRPQTTRDAATRITLPSHPAVGAQKAQPPHTMTQKSIFSTVTPVAAATVAPIVATNTVPSTTTIGAVTHTPMTSNTIVTMTMASHSSHATAVTTSTIPVAKVVPQPIAHSSSRVQPDYSGERANLIPIPGHRSSPNPVTMEARSDNRPSVPVQFQYFLPTYSSSYPLTHTYTPISSSVSTIRQYPVTPQAPSSALPAQAGVGVATTVHLNHMQLMAVDRIGLPSAQISTQGIQQAPIAAQGIQPAPIGVQGLHTSASITTQGIQQAPIVTQQQQQQPQPEAKPGVVLADGFVASPISSTFSTTQPGATMVQAHTQGGGVGGAPTLVSSPRPSILRKKPANETCVRKNLIPAQTSEASTGRIDSGVRGAGSPRPAGVKPKAEVHMAVAPPVMATVEALPSQGGEQQVASSNTQHLAQAIPTILATPGPVPPSQPSTVLSSLPAAMAVTPPVPASMANTVASPTQPAASSTAACAASSVCPDVKIKQEVEAMDSSQPDPNANMSSAPALTTQASTLSAPATGDLIPGASPRKKPRKQQHVISTEESEMVETNSTDEEKTPGRPITGRAERRESPPREYVDEEGVRYVPVRPRPPITLLRHYRNPWKAAYHHFQRYSDIRVKEEKKGTLQDMANQRGVACRAQGWKIHLCAAQLRQLSSLEHDVYSRLSTLQEGLIPKKRAGADDDLHRINELIQGNMQRCKLVMDQVTEARDTMMKVLDHKEKVLKLLNKNGTVKKSSKLKRKERA; from the exons ATGAGCTCTCAGCAATTCCCACGACACGGGCTGCCTGCTTCCAGCGGGGGAGCACCTCAGATCTCAGGTGCTGCAAACCTGGTGCCTGTCAATCAACCGTCAAACGCTTCAG gtgGTAGTGGTGATGCAGACAGCAGTCGGGACGGTGACCACGGTCAGCAGGATCATCCGCCCGCCGGGGGTGGGGGAACCTTGACGTTTAGAGATGACAAACAGGAGACCATGGTGGTCAGACCGTACCCGCAAGTACAGACGCAGCACGGCCAACCTCCAGCTGCCACCCAAACCATGCCCATTCAGTCTGGCACGCCTGCCCCCTCTGTCCACCTCCCACAGGGCCAGACTACAGTGCTCACGGAGCCCCAGATGAAG GCAGTCTTGAAGTCACCGATGCCAAGTCGTCTTATTGCTCCAGCACCAGCTTCCAACCAGGCGCATATGCCCATACCCCCCAAGGTGCCTAGTCACATAACAGTCACCATAGAGAGCAGCATCGCTACCACCCCGTCTATCCCTGTGGCAACCATCAGTGGCCAGCAG GGTCACCACCTGATGCCGGTGCCAAACATTCAGATCATCAGGACCCCTGCAGTTCCTCCCCAGCCCTTCCCATCACATTTACCTCGAG gggctgctgcagcagctgtcatGTCCAGCTCCAAAACTGTCTTACGGCCAGCCACTGGAGCGAGTGCGGGCACCGCCCAGCCTACTGTGCCGCACATCATTCACCAG TCCCGACCTCCTGTAACAACCTCTACAGCTGTCCTACCTACTGTGGTGGCTCCCATCTCAGTCACAAGAACTCAGTCTCCAGTTATTAGTCAGGCAGTCTCGCACTCTCCAGAGGTGATACATGG GCGTCCAGGAATGACCATTCACCCCCCTCCAGCCACCGTCAGCATCCAGAGGCCTCAGACGACCCGTGACGCGGCCACACGGATCACTTTGCCGTCACACCCTGCAGTCGGCGCTCAGAAGGCCCAGCCGCCACACACTATGACACAG AAATCCATATTCAGTACTGTGACACCAGTAGCTGCAGCAACTGTGGCACCAATTGTTGCCACAAACACTGTGCCATCAACAACCACAATAG gCGCCGTGACACACACACCAATGACCAGTAACACGATTGTCACCATGACGATGGCCTCACACTCCTCTCATGCTACAGCAGTGACCACCTCCACCATCCCTGTTG CTAAAGTGGTCCCTCAGCCCATTGCCCACTCTTCATCCCGCGTTCAGCCTGACTACTCAGGAGAGAGAGCCAACCTCATCCCCATCCCAGGCCACAGGTCTTCTCCTAACCCCGTCACCATGGAAGCCCGAAGTGACAACAG gcCTTCTGTGCCAGTGCAGTTCCAGTATTTCCTTCCTACATACTCCTCATCATACCCTCTGACACACACCTACACCCCCATCAGCAGCTCTGTGTCCACCATCCGCCAGTACCCTG TTACTCCTCAAGCACCCAGTTCAGCGCTGCCAGCTCAAGCAGGAGTGGGTGTGGCGACCACTGTGCACCTGAACCACATGCAGCTGATGGCAGTGGACCGCATCGGTCTGCCGTCTGCACAGATCAGCACCCAGGGGATCCAGCAAGCGCCGATCGCAGCGCAGGGCATTCAGCCCGCACCGATAGGCGTTCAGGGCCTGCACACGTCTGCGTCGATCACCACACAGGGAATACAGCAGGCGCCGATcgtcactcagcagcagcagcagcaaccgcAGCCTGAAGCGAAGCCTG GGGTTGTTTTGGCTGATGGCTTTGTAGCGAGCCCCATCAGCAGCACCTTCAGCACCACCCAGCCGGGAGCCACCATGGTGCAGGCCCACACCCAGGGGGGAGGAGTGGGAGGAGCTCCCACGCTGGTCTCCTCCCCAAGACCCAGCATCCTTCGCAAGAAGCCCGCCAATGAAAC GTGTGTTCGTAAGAACCTGATCCCCGCCCAAACTAGTGAAGCCAGTACTGGCAGAATCGACAGCGGCGTGAGAGGAGCGGGATCGCCCCGGCCTGCTGG AGTGAAACCCAAAGCTGAGGTGCACATGGCGGTGGCCCCCCCTGTCATGGCTACTGTAGAAGCATTGCCTTCTCAGGGCGGAGAGCAGCAGGTGGCGTCCTCAAACACCCAGCACCTCGCTCAAGCCATCCCCACCATTCTCGCTACACCCGGCCCCGTGCCTCCCTCCCAGCCTTCCACCGTCCTCTCCTCGCTGCCGGCCGCCATGGCTGTGACTCCCCCTGTCCCCGCCTCAATGGCCAACACTGTGGCCTCCCCCACCCAGCCTGCCGCCAGCAGCACCGCGGCATGTGCCGCGAGCTCCGTCTGCCCAGATGTGAAAATCAAGCAGGAAGTGGAGGCGATGGACTCCTCCCAGCCAG ATCCCAACGCCAATATGTCCTCAGCCCCAGCCCTCACCACGCAGGCCTCCACCCTGAGCGCTCCAGCCACAGGAGATCTGATCCCCGGAGCCTCCCCCAGGAAGAAGCCCCGCAAGCAGCAGCACGTCATTTCCACCGAGGAGAGCGAGATGGTCGAGACCAACAGCACAGATGAGGAGAAGACCCCGGGCAGGCCCATCACCGGCAGGGCCGAGAGGCGGGAATCTCCACCGAGGGAGTATGTCG ATGAAGAAGGAGTGCGTTACGTGCCAGTAAGGCCCCGCCCACCTATTACCCTTTTGAGGCACTACCGTAACCCCTGGAAAGCTGCTTACCACCACTTCCAGAGATACAGCGACATCCGGGTCAAAG AGGAGAAAAAGGGCACCTTGCAGGATATGGCCAATCAGAGGGGAGTGGCATGCAGAGCACAGGGCTGGAAGATTCACCTGTGTGCTGCACAGCTCAGGCAGCTG TCGAGTTTGGAGCACGATGTGTACAGCCGCCTCTCCACCCTTCAGGAGGGTCTGATTCCAAAGAAGAGGGCCGGCGCTGATGATGACCTTCACCGAATTAACGAGCTAATACAG GGTAACATGCAGCGCTGTAAGCTGGTGATGGACCAGGTGACGGAGGCCAGAGACACCATGATGAAAGTGCTCGACCACAAGGAGAAAGTGCTGAAGCTGCTCAACAAGAACGGCACCGTCAAGAAGTCCTCCAAACTGAAGCGCAAAGAACGGGCGTGA